The Sus scrofa isolate TJ Tabasco breed Duroc chromosome 6, Sscrofa11.1, whole genome shotgun sequence region cctctcccccagccctctgGGCAGAACTGGGTACTCCCTCCACTGGCTCCCGAGGCCCACACCTTGGCAAGCAGCAGGAAAATTCCTCTCCCCAAGGAAGCCTCTGTCCCACCTCCCTGCCCAGGAGCTGCCTCCACCCTCCAAGGTCCCGCCCTCCCCAAGGCCAcatgcagaaaggaaggaagctgagTCTCTGGTACTTTATTCCCAACAGGAAAGAGCATCTGCATTGTGGgacggggtggggagggctgggcgcCACttccttggggggaggggggtgtacGCCTGTGATTACTGAGTTTTGAGCAGCCTAAGACCTCTTAGTGCTCAGCACACAGACGTGAACTAGATGGCCCCAGCTTGCATGGAGCGCAAGCTTTGCAAAGTTGAACGACGTCACTGTGTGAAAATCGCTTCGATGGGCCCTTCAGAGGCAGGTGTGTACCTCTGCAGAGAAGCAAGAGACCACAGGCTGTCGTGAGGAAGGTGTGTGAGGGGTGGTAGCGGAGAGGGGTGGAAGAGTTAGAAAACCTGTGTTTGTCTTGAGAGTTAAAGGGAGCCGTGGAAGGGACTACTAGGTAGTAACAATGTAGTGGACACTGGCTGCCACCCAAATCCACCCTTCAGGACAGAGACTTGTTCACCTAGTTGTCAGGAAGGTAGGCTGCGGAGGTCTCACAGCTGAGTCTCTCCATCAGTGTTAGGGTATAAAGGCTGAGTACTTTGCCTTGGAACGCTTTAGAAAGCTCACCCCAGTTTCAGATCTCCTATTAGGATAGGCCGAGTCTCCTATTCTAGCTATATTGCACTTTAATTCTCCTCTCAGCCCGATTCTGCCTGTCTTTCTCCATTACAGGTGTGGATACTCAAACTTCCTGCAGGCAGATCCCTTTCTCAAAGGCTATTTCCAGAAGTACTTGACCTAAAATAAACAATGACAGTGTTAAAAATAACACAGTGAGGAATTCCCtagcagctcagtgggttaaagatctggccctgtcactgttgtggttgtcactgctgtgcatgGGTTAGagccctggccctagaacttctgcatggcatgggcgtggccaaatcaataaataacaaattgaggagttccccttgtggctcagtgggttaagaacttgacatagtgtccgcaaggatgcaggttcaatccctggccttgctcagtgggttaaggatctggtattgctgtggctgtggtgtaggctggcagctgtggctcagattcaacccctagtcctgagaacttccatatgccacaggcacagctgaaaaacaaaaacaaaaacaaattgataCTAGCAAACATAATTTGTCCACATGCCAGGAACTAAATACTTTACGTATATTTACACATAGGTAAACATGTTTGCCTTCGTTGAAAAATGGTTATAATTCCATGGCATCCAAGCACTGCAATGTGGAGATGAGAGAAAGTTGAGGCTGGGTTCAGGGAAAGAGTGGTGATGGAGACAAGTGGACAAGTTAGATGTATTTAGTGTTTGCTCTTTGGCAGGACGTGAAGCACAGGAATAGGGTGGGTGATCCAAGACAGTGCGGCAGCCATTAGGAGCAGGTTTGGGAAAACACATTGGGTTCATCAGGCATCATGGGCTCCTTTCCTGAGATGGGGGTTGAGGCTAAATTAGGAGAGCAGGAGCAGGTTGGCTAGCTAGGAAGGTTCTGGTGACTCCCTCGTCTCTACTGCCAGGGCTGCCCAACGACTTCCTCCATATCCTTCTTCAAGACTCCACATCCTGGGAGGTTTGTCTCCCAGGATCCCGGGCTGATTTTCGTCCTCTTCGGCGGTTGGATATTTGTTGATGGTCCCCGAAATTTTTCGGCCGTTTCCGCATAGAGGAATTGTGTGGGATTCCCTGGGAGGGCGCGGGGCGGAAGCGGAAACAGCGACGCTGGCGCCGGCGGCCGGGCGGCCAGGAACGGAAGCGGAAGTGGCGGCGGCgccggcctggcctggcctggctgagGGGAGGCGGCGGGCGGGCGCGATGGCGGAGGCCGGGCCACAGGCGCCGCCGCCCCCAGGCACCCCAAGCCGGCACGAGAAGAGCTTGGGACTTCTCACTACCAAGTTCGTGTCGCTTCTGCAGGAAGCCAAGGACGGCGTGCTTGACCTCAAGCTGGTGCGGCCCGGGCCAAGGGGCGACAGGGGGGATAGTGGACCAGGCCTAGGCCGGTAGCGGGAACCCCCGAGGCGGGCCAGCTGAGCCATCAGAGCAGGCCGCCATACATGTGCTTCCTCACAGGAGGGAGGCCGGGAGCTGTTTCATTCATTCGGCCGAGGCCATTGGGTGTCAGCTGTATGCCAGACTTGGGGCTGCAGGTTCTGGTCCTCGTGGCCCTCCCCGGCAGGTGTAGGGAGAGGAGCATCAGAACATCAACTCAGGCTGCGCCAGGCCTCTTCCCGCCCCGCAGTCCTGAGCTGCTCTAGTGCCTGGGAGGAGGGTTAGAATCCAGATCACCCCCTTTCCAGACTACTCCAGACCATGTCTCACCTGAGAGTGGGGCTGAGCATTCCCCACTATCTTTTGCCTGCCAGGCAGCTGACACCCTAGCTGTGCGCCAGAAGCGACGGATTTATGACATTACTAACGTGCTGGAAGGTATCGGGCTGATCGAGAAAAAATCCAAGAATAGCATCCAGTGGAAGTGAGTGGGGGCACCTGGGAGGGCAGTGAGACCTCCTACCCAAAAGTGTCAAGGGTgtggggtggagggtgaggaGAGAGCAGGGGCCATGGGACCCAGAGTTCCTGGCAGCCCCTCTCAGCTCCACTCCCTGGGCTCAGGGGTGTGGGGCCTGGCTGCAATACACGGGAAATTGCGGACAAGTTGATTGAGCTCAAGGCAGAGATCGAGGAGCTGCAGCAGCGGGAGCAAGAACTAGACCAACACAAGGTGTGGGTGCAGCAGAGCATCCGGAACGTCACAGAGGACGTGCAGAACAGCTGATATCCTCCTGGCGGTCCCTGCtctgggggggtgggcagggagcccTCTAGTCCAGTTGGGTTTGCTCTGTGGTCCCCTAGGCCCCATCCCTCTTGGGAGGATGGTCCTTCAACTTCTGGTCAGGCCTCAGCCTCGGGCTCCCTCCTCAGAGCTTCTCCCCTACCAGTCATGGCCTGTGATCCCTTCTCATGTAGACCCCAGGCCTCAGGACTTTCCTTAAGGGCATGTTTGTCAGACCTCTCCGCAAGAGCTGGGTCTTCTCCGTGGTCTCCTATCTGTTGCCATAGGCAGGGCATCAGCTGTTCTCCTTAACCCCCACACCTTGGCCTACGTGACTCATGAGGACATCTGCAGATGCTTTGCTGGTGAGCAGAgcctgggtggggggagatgggggTGGCTGGGCTGAGCCACAGCCCTGAGTAGTGCCCTTATTGCCCAAGGAGATTTTTGTCTCTTAAGTGGGTTTCTGGGCCTGCCCAAAGACGAATCAGACAGGGTAAGTCCTGGGTTTGAGGGCTGCTGGGACTCTGTGGAAGCTAACCACACTGAGAGGGTTCAAGAACCCTGGACTGGGTCCTGGGTCAGCTTCCATCTACACTGTCCCCTACATTTGGCTTCTCAGGTGTGACAAAGCACACAAGGGGAAATgtgcacatacacatgcatgcctGTCTGCAGGGGACAAGGGTGCCCACTTCCAACCTAGAGTTAGTTTAGATGCATTGTAGCTACAGGAACTGTTCCTTCTCAGTCTTGCATCTTCCAGGCTGGTTCTGGGCAAGGGACATTGGCCTTGACTAGAATATCTCTGTGTAAGGAGCAACCCCATCATTCGAGTGAGATGCCCATGGCCAGCAATCCTTCGAGCATCCTTCAGATAGATGCCCATGTCTGAACCCAGATTTTCTGGTTATTGACCTTTGGACTCTTAGGAGGAGAAAAGCTTTAGTTCTTTGCCCTCTCATGGTAGGGGGTGAGTGAAGCCTACTGTGCAGCCCCTCCAAGCCCATGATCTCCTTCCCTGCTTCAAGGGACAGGTACCCCCTTCTCAGCTCAGATTGAGCCGGTGGATCTTGACCCATCCTCCTTGTCATTCCAGGAGACACCCTCCTGGCCATCCGGGCCCCATCAGGCACCAGCCTGGAGGTGCCCATCCCAGAGGTGGGTGCTCAGCACAGTCAGGCGGGGTGGATTGAGGGCGGGTGCTGGCTGCAGAGCCCGATAAGTCCCGGGTGGGGTCGGTAGGGGGAGGCCTGGGGTTTGAGGTTATCTAGGAGAACGGCAACCTGGGGTGGGAGAGGACACTGGCTCAGCAGGAGCCAAGCCTGCTTCCAGTTCCATCTCTCCTCCATCCcgcacccccacctccagggccTCAATGGGCAGAAGAAATACCAGATTCACCTGAAGAGTGTAAGTGGTCCCATCGAGGTGCTGCTGGTGAACAAGGAGGCATGGAGCTCACCACCCGTGGCGGTGCCTGTGCCGCCACCTGAAGATCTGCTCCAGAGCCCACCTGCTGTCTCtacccctccccctctgcccaagcctgccctggcccagccccaggaTGCCTCACGGCCAAGCAGTCCCCAGGTGACCACCTCGACCCCTTCCTCCGGCAGCACTGAGGCCCAGGGGGTGGCCGGTCCAGCAGCTGAGATCACAGGTGAGGCACATGGGTAGTTGGTGACAGGGTGATTTCTGGGGCCCTGGAGGCAATACCTCTGTGTGACAGAATGTCCTTCTAGATTGGAGGAGACTCTGGGGCAGGTTGTCTctccctgccctcaccccacGCACTGGCCTCTCCTCACTAGTGCTGCGAATGAACCCTTTATAACAGGGAAGTTCTGACTATGCGAAAGGGCATTAGTGCTGGCAGTTTCCCCCCAGATCTGCCAACGTCTCACTTGACCTGGCATCCCCTCTTGAAGTGTGATCACAGTGGCCATGTCCATGAGTCTCCTTCCTGCAGGACTCACGCCTCTGTCTTCTTCAGTGAGATTTTTGATGTTACTTTCCTGGGAGTGGTTGGCAGTGCCTAATTCTCCTTGGGCCCAGGAACCAGGGCTATAGTCATCTTGGCTGTGGGTTCTAGAACAGCCAGCTTCGATATCCTGCTTCCTGTTCCCAAGTGACTGGGTTTGGGGTGTGTGGTTGCAGTGAGTGGTGGCCCTGGAACTGATAGCAAGGACAGTGGTGAGCTGGGCTCCCTCCCACTGGGCCCGACAGCGCTGGATACCCGGCCGCTGCAGTCCTCTGCCCTGTtggacagcagcagcagcagcagcagcagcaatagcAGTTCATCCGGACCCAACCCTTCTACCTCCTTTGAGCCCATCAAGGCAGACCCCACAGGCGGTGAGTACTTGTCCCCTTGGGAGCAGGGAGAACCCAGCCTCAGACAGTCCTAGGTCAGAAACAGAACTGGGCCTGGAACGCAGCTCTCCTAACTCCTCAGCCAAAGCTGGCTGGCCCCACAGCCAACCCCCTGCCATCCACCAGAACTCTGCCAGCCAGAGCGCCCCTCTGCCCGCTTCCTGGGCTGACCCAGAACGCCCTGGCCCTCCCCAAGCCCTGTCTACCACCTCCAGGACTCAGGACAGCGTGAGCACTCTCCTGGGGAAAGGGCTGCAATGTGGCCTCAGGCCCCACAGGTGGGCAGTGTCTTCTTCAGAATGGGAATGCCATCTGCCTGGTGTCTCCTTTCCATCTTGTGACTTGAGTGCTTTTTCCAGGACTCATTCCCCTTAGGCCCACAAGCACCACTAAGTCTCCCTCATTAAATGACACAGTGTCTGTCCCCTGTGTCCCCCTCTCTTATCTTCCCTGTATCCTCTCTGTCTGGACTTCCTGAAAAAGTTATCTCCACTCTGTCCCATATCCAGGTCCCCCAGTCAGCTGGAGGATGCAGCAGtcaggacccccaccccccctgCCACGCCAGTGCTGCTAGTCCTGATGGCCAGTGCTGGCGGGTTTTGGGGCTGATTTGCTCTGGTGCTCTCTTGCTCTGTCTTGATGTGCCTTTTCGCCTTTGCCATTTATGATGTCAGCTCTTGGTTCTTGGCTCCTAACTGGCTTCTTCTTGTAACTTCTCTCTGGCATTCCTTTAAATCTGGCTTCTCAGAGTCCATCCCTCTGGAAGGCCCCAGTTCTGAGTAGATGGATTCCCAGCATCTGTGTATAGGTTTCTTGCCTAAAAACTTTACTTCCTGTGTCCACGTGCCTTCCTGTGCACAGCCGACAGGCACCTCACTCCCATGTGTGCTCAGCCGAAACtcgcttttcttttccttttttttttaatactgatttttattttttccattatagctgattgggagtgttctctcagttttctactgtgcagcaaggtgacccagtcactcttagatgtatacattcttttttctcacattgtcatgctccatcataagtgaccagacatagttcccagtgccatacagcaggatctcattgcttatccgttccaaaggcaatagtttgcatctgttaaccccaaattcccagtccattccactccctccccctcccccttggcaaccacaagtctgttctccaagtccgtgaatttcttttctgtggaaaaatttcatttgtactgctcattagattccagatatatgatatcgtatggtatttgtctttctgacttacttcacttagtatgcatctctagttccatccatgttgctgcaaatggtattattttgttctttttgatggctgagtagtattccattgtgtataagtaccatgtcttcttaatccaatcatctgtcgatggacatttgggttgtttccatgtcttggctgatgtgaatagagctgcaatgaaccgAAACTTGCTTTTCCACCTCTGTGCGTACTCGACCATTGGCTCTAGCCACCCAGGCCTGACACTTGGGTGTCACCTCaactctgtctcctcctctgtccttctctttccccCCATCCCACATCAGCTAATGAGTTTTCTCCCAGACACCCCCATTGATGGCCTCCTGTATCCTCAGCATTCAGGATCACTGCAGCCACCGCTCTCCTAAGTCCCTCAGCATCATTTTTACTCCAACAAGGATCTGTCACAAACAGCTTGACTGCGGTGTTTCTTTGTTACAAAAGTACCTTTAACAGCTTCCTAAGGTCTGGTGGATAAAACCAGAGCCCTTAAACTGGCATGTGAAATCCAGCTCCAGCGCTTCTTTCCCGTTTCCCATGTGCATCCTCCTGGTCAGACCTTTGGAGCCATGTTGTCACCCTGTAGCACTGTCCCCTTTTGAAGAGCACCTTCTCCTTTGCCAGATGTGGCCTGGGGTGTGGTCTCTGAGCCCGGCACCAAAGAGGTGCTTATTAGCCAGGTCAGGGTGGACAGGTTATCTTCCCTCAGACAGAGTGTCCTCCGTCAGCCGGGGTGTGCACACTGAGCCCAGAAAGGGAGAGGATGTACTGCCTTTCAGCAGAACTGCGGAGTTGGAAGGGGCAGTGCCAGCTGCCTCCCCTGGGCCTTTGGCACCCTGGGCTCGGCACTGAGGAATTACAGTCTGGGGGGACCAGCTTGGCCTGGTGCAAGACCTATGTCTGAGCTGTGTGGACCCCCAGGTGGGTGGTGTGGAATCTGGGGAAGCGGGGGCTAGAGTGGGACCTGGCTGGCCCTCTGTGCTTTGAGAGTGGCTTTCTTGTCTTTCAGTCCTGGAACTCCCCAAAGAGCTGTCAGAAATCTTTGATCCCACGCGAGGTAGGGCTGTGTtcctccctggggctggggtgaggggtaCAGCTCATTGGGTCTTAGGGCTCTTTTCTTGCCCTTCTGAGGACCTTATGCTTGTGTTTGGTACCTGGGCAAAGGGTAACGTTCCTGATGGCTGGGTGGTCCCCTTCATGGGCTTTGGCGGGTGGAGAGGTGGGAGCCAGGATGTAACTGcgctctccctccacccccagagtGCATGAACTCAGAGCTCTTGGAGGAGCTGATGTCCTCAGAAGGTAGGTGCCCAGGAAGGTGGGGGTGAGTGTGGGCAGGGTTTGGGTGGCTCCTGAGTGGGATCTTGGCTCTGGGGCCTCAGCCTGTCCCTCTCCGCAGTGTTTGCACCCCTCCTCCGCCTTTCTCCACCCCCTGGAGACCACGATTACATCTACAACCTGGACGAGAGTGAAGGTGTCTGTGACCTCTTTGATGTGCCTGTTCTCAACCTCTGACTGACAAGGGCATGCCCTTTGTGGCTGGGACACAGACTGTCTGACCTGGGGGCTGCCTGGGGACCTCCCCGACCCCATCCCTACACAGCTTGAGAGCCGCAGACTCCTGGCTTCCCCAGACTTCCCTCACTGCACAGTTCTGGCCACAAGTCCTACTCCTGCACCAACACCTGTACGGTGCTGGCAGAGCAGGGGTAAGGGGCTTAGCCCACTCCACGTGGAGCCAAAGTGTTTGCCTCTCCTGTTTTGGAGCCTTCCCCTACCTAGTACCCTCCCTGGGCCCTCCCAGAGTTGAGGCTCAGCTGCCACCCAGTGGCACAGAACCGAGGACCCTCCATCACCCTCATAGGGCAGCTTGTCCAGCCCCACTGTCCGGTACCTGTCAGCCCCTGTCCCCTCCAGGAGGAAGCATGGGGTACTTGCCAGCACCACCCAGCCTCCTTCGCTTCTGCCCACACGCAGTCATACAGCTCTCCTGGTCCTCTCGTGTGCCCCCTTCTGCTGGGCCCCTGGCCCTGAGGACCTGTAGGTGGTGGTAGGGCTGCCAACAGGAAGGAGCAGAGAGCTCTAGCTGGGAATCTGGGCGAGTGAGTCCCTGAGGATTGGCCGAATCTCCGTCTGCCCCCAGCCACCctcttgtttattcatttacccTGTTAGAGCCATTTGCAGAGATTTAGAAAGATTTGCAGTAACAAATGGATTCCtatataaagattatttttatactttttgcaGCAAAAGGAAATTGTAATATTTGTACAGTGTCCAAGTGAATAAAGACCGTGCCTAAGGCTATCTCTGATCTGGTTCTTTCGGAGCCCCGCCCTGGGACTCTGCTGGATCGGGACTGGGACTGGGCGGGTCACCCTTCTGGGAGAGGAGGCGTGGCTGTGCTGacagctctccccacccccacctgccgcACCTTGGGGCGGGACGGGCCGCCttggcggggcggggcggggccggcgccCTCCTACCCTCCTACCCCCGGACTCCAACCCGGAACTGGCCTCGGCTCTGGCTCCCTTGGGAAGGCCGCCGCGCCTTGTCAGGAGTAGGAGCCTGGGCTCTTAAGAGCGGGCCCCGGGAGCCAAGCCTCGGACTGAGGACCGCCTTCGTGCTCAGGGCACCCAGACCAGGTGTGCCCTCGGCCGGGAGGTTGCACATCTGGAAAGTACAGGGGGCCCCCACCTCGGCTAGACCATGGCACCCTCGCGGAATGTGGTGAAGATCGCCGTCCAGATGCGTGAGGCCATCCCGCAGCTCATCCAGCTGGACCAGGTCGCCGGGCCTGtctgtcctccccccaccccacctaacTCCGGGGCGCCCCCTTCCCCTCAAACGGcccactccacccctcccccaggctcctccccaACTCCTCCCCACTCCCGCCCGGTTCTCCTTGCAGGCGAAACCCCTGGCCGCCGTGCTGAAGGAGGTGTGCGAGGCGTGAGTGTGGGCCTGCGGGgcggagggcgggggtggggagggggcgcccTTCCCGCCTCGCTGAGCCTCTGCTGCCCGCAGGTGGAACCTGCCTCACTCTGAGCGCTATGCCCTGCAATTTGCTGATGGGCACGGGAGATACATCACTGAGAACGtgagtcccctctcctcctctgccccacaTTCCACTCTGCGACCCCTTCTAACCCACCTGGCCCTGACTCCTCAGAATTATCGTCCTCCTATCTGgaacctcctctttcttttactgACTCCCAAATCCTCCCTCCTCAACAACACTAATTAACCAATTCTCAGAGCCCTTCCTGACGTCTATTTTCTGCCATCTTTTCCAGAACCGCATGGAGATCAAGAATGGCAGTATCCTATGCCTCAGCACAGCCCCAGTAAtgcccctcctgcccctgcccctctgctCTGCCCTTTTCTGCCCACCTACACCTCTGCCCTAGGTCTGGaggccccagccctggctccaGCCCAGCAGTGCCCCACCTAGTGGACACCTGAGTTCCCCACATCCCCggttcccactccttccctcctcacctctgctcttgctcccacccctgccaggACCTTGAGGCTGAGCGGCTTTTAGGTGGCCTGCAGAGTGAGAGTCCTGAAGGGCGCCGGGAAGCCCTGCGGCATCTCGTCGTGCTGGCCCCAGACATGACCTTTGCCCGGGAGGTCATCAGCCGTGATGGGCTTCAGAGAATAGGCACCATCATTGAGGATGGGGATGAGTGAGCCCAGGGCTGTGGTGGGTGGTGGACATGGTGGGGCTGGTGGTCCTGGtctggccctgctcagccccAGATGTCCCCTCAGCCTAGGGGAGTTGCTAGCCCTTGCACTGAGGGCCTTCTTGGAACTCATGGAGCATGGCGTGGTGTCCTGGGAGACGCTCAGCATCCCCTTTGTTAGGAAGGTGGGTGGGTTTTTCTAGAGGCAGCAGGTGGGAGTGGGGCAGTGGCATGGTGTCAGGGTCTGGCCATCCATGGTGATGAGGTGGTGACAACTTCTGCTCCTCTTACAGGTGGTGTGCTATGTGAACATGAACCTGATGGATGCATCTGTGcagcccctggccctggggtTGCTAGAGAGTGTCACCTTgagcagccctgccctgggccagcTGGTCAAGAGTGAGGTGCCACTGGATAGGCTGCTGGTGCACCTACAGGTGTAAGTGTCTAGAAGTGGGGTACAGATGAGGGGAGCAGGGCTGGACCCTGGATGGCCAGCTGAGGcctcttttttggtgggggtgggtacctgaagcatatggacgttcccaggccagggattgaatccaaactgcagctacACCCCATGCCCCAGCTGccgcagtgctggatcctttaacccactgcaccagcctgGGGGTGGAAACtgtgcctccgcagcaacccaagctgctgccgttggattcttaacccaccgagccagagGGGGAACTCCTAGCCGAGCCCTCTTCTTGTTCCAGGATGAACCAGCAGCTGCAAACCAAGGCCATGGCACTGCTGACAGCTTTGCTGCAGGGAGCCAGCCCTGCTGAACGTAAGGTGGGTGTTCATCCAGCGGCTGCTAGTGGCTCTGTGCTCCACAGCTGGCCTCCAGGATGGGTGCTCATGGTGGAGCTTAATCACCTGAAACCCCTTCCCACCCACCTTAGCACATGCTCGACTACCTGTGGCAGAGAAACCTTCGCCAGTTCATCTACAAGGTAGGAAGGACCAGGCCAGGCAGACCCTTGCCCACTCCTCTCTCCGTGGACCCACACTCACACCTGTGGACTGGCTCTCCTCCAGAACATCATCCACAGCGCAACGCCACTGGGCGACGAGATGGCTCACCACCTGTACGTACTGCAGGCCCTTACACTGGGGCTGCTGGAGCCGCGCATGCGGACGCCACTGGACCCCTACAGCCAGGTGGGTGCCTTTGGggtgcacagggctggggatggcTGGAGCTTGGCCCTGAATGTTCAGTCTTAACACCCCTCCCACAATGACCCCAGGAGCAGCgggagcagctgcaggccttgCGCCAGGCTGCCTTTGAGCCGGAGGGGGAGTCCCTGGGCTCGGGCTGAGTGCTGATCGTCGCCGTTCCCTCTGTGCCCGCGAGTTCCGCAAACTGGGCTTCTCAGTGAGTGACCCCTACACagctccctgccccagcctcaaGCGGGGCTGGTGTTGTTCCAGAGGGCCAGGGGCCCTCCTGAGCTGCCTGTCCCCCTTCCCAGAACAGCAACCCCGCGCAGGACCTGGAGCGGGTGCCCCCTGGCCTGCTGGCCCTGGACAACATGCTCTACTTCTCCAGACACGCACCCAGTGCCTACAGCCGGGTCAGTGATGGGCTGCGGGGCAAAATAGCAGGACGCCCCCCGGGCCAGGTCTCCATGGGCTTCGTCGTGACTCCCCCCATCCTGTGCTCCCACCACCCAGTTTGTGCTGGAGAACAGCAGCCGTGAGGACAAGCACGAGTGTCCCTTTGCTCGGAGCAGCATCCAGTTGACGGTGCTGCTGTGTGAGCTGCTCCGCGTTGGGGAGCCCTGTGAGTAGCACCGGGCACAGCGTGTCCAGGAACGGGGGACGGAAGGGCAGAGAGGGCCAGGGGCGGCACA contains the following coding sequences:
- the E2F4 gene encoding transcription factor E2F4, with the protein product MAEAGPQAPPPPGTPSRHEKSLGLLTTKFVSLLQEAKDGVLDLKLAADTLAVRQKRRIYDITNVLEGIGLIEKKSKNSIQWKGVGPGCNTREIADKLIELKAEIEELQQREQELDQHKVWVQQSIRNVTEDVQNSCLAYVTHEDICRCFAGDTLLAIRAPSGTSLEVPIPEGLNGQKKYQIHLKSVSGPIEVLLVNKEAWSSPPVAVPVPPPEDLLQSPPAVSTPPPLPKPALAQPQDASRPSSPQVTTSTPSSGSTEAQGVAGPAAEITVSGGPGTDSKDSGELGSLPLGPTALDTRPLQSSALLDSSSSSSSSNSSSSGPNPSTSFEPIKADPTGVLELPKELSEIFDPTRECMNSELLEELMSSEVFAPLLRLSPPPGDHDYIYNLDESEGVCDLFDVPVLNL
- the ELMO3 gene encoding LOW QUALITY PROTEIN: engulfment and cell motility protein 3 (The sequence of the model RefSeq protein was modified relative to this genomic sequence to represent the inferred CDS: inserted 1 base in 1 codon), whose amino-acid sequence is MAPSRNVVKIAVQMREAIPQLIQLDQAKPLAAVLKEVCEAWNLPHSERYALQFADGHGRYITENNRMEIKNGSILCLSTAPDLEAERLLGGLQSESPEGRREALRHLVVLAPDMTFAREVISRDGLQRIGTIIEDGDDLGELLALALRAFLELMEHGVVSWETLSIPFVRKVVCYVNMNLMDASVQPLALGLLESVTLSSPALGQLVKSEVPLDRLLVHLQVMNQQLQTKAMALLTALLQGASPAERKHMLDYLWQRNLRQFIYKNIIHSATPLGDEMAHHLYVLQALTLGLLEPRMRTPLDPYSQEQREQLQALRQAAFEPEGESLGXGLSADRRRSLCAREFRKLGFSNSNPAQDLERVPPGLLALDNMLYFSRHAPSAYSRFVLENSSREDKHECPFARSSIQLTVLLCELLRVGEPCSETAQDFSPMFFGQDQSFHELFCVSIQLLNKTWKEMRATQEDFDKVMQVVREQLARTLALKPSSLELFRTKVNALTYGEVLRLRQTERLHQEGTLAPPILELREKLKPELMGLIRQQRLLRLCEGTLFRKISSRRRQDKLWFCCLSPNHKVLQYGDVEEGAGPPAAESLPEQLPVADIRALLTGKDCPHVREKGSGKQNKDVCELAFSVSYDHGEEEAYLNFVAPSKREFHLWTDGLSALLGSPMGSEQTRLDLEQLLTMETKLRLLELENVPIPEQPPPIPPPPTNFNFCYDCSIAEP